A genome region from Chthonomonas sp. includes the following:
- the kdpA gene encoding potassium-transporting ATPase subunit KdpA has protein sequence MMFLIVLYFLIVLAVTVPMGNYLFRVFSGEIRFLARVERGIYRLLGIQPDEDQNWKSYAGSLLAFTLVSLLISYGLLRLQGVLPLNPQGYGAAQMPANLAFNTATSFTTNTNWQSYSPELALSTFSNMVSLAIHNWASAAVGLAVAVALVRGLARKSAGGLGNFWTDIMRGTLYVFLPICLVGALAYVAMGVPQTFDGSRVVQTLEGAKQTIALGPVASQEIIKQLGTNGGGFFNANSAHPFENPSALSNMFTLILIFLIPAGLTAMFGRMVGNSRQGWSVFAAMSVLFLAGAFIGHAAEQAGNPAFAKFGVETANMEGKEVRFGIAASTLFASVTTGASCGAVNSMHGSYTPIGGMVPLFNILSGEVIFGGVGAGLYGMLIFAILAVFIAGLMVGRTPEYLGKKIGKFEVQMAMVAVLAMAFSILGMSAVGSVVELPKEGPIAALNTFPGAAYGGADSAYGAMTGNLNNPGARGFTEMLYAFTSATGNNGSAIAGITANTPIYNTMLGVAMLIGRFLVILPVLAIAGHMARKKVSPASAGTFPTDSGTFAWLLVGVVIIVGALTFFPALALGPVVEHLQMTGGH, from the coding sequence CTGATGTTTCTCATCGTTCTTTACTTCCTGATTGTGCTCGCGGTGACCGTGCCGATGGGCAACTACCTCTTCCGCGTGTTCTCCGGTGAGATCAGATTCTTAGCTCGGGTCGAACGAGGAATCTATCGGCTGCTTGGCATTCAGCCGGACGAGGACCAGAACTGGAAGTCCTACGCCGGGAGCCTGCTCGCCTTCACGCTGGTGTCGCTGCTCATCTCGTACGGGTTGCTGCGGTTGCAGGGGGTTTTGCCGCTCAATCCGCAGGGATATGGTGCCGCGCAGATGCCGGCGAATCTCGCCTTTAATACCGCGACTTCGTTTACGACCAACACAAACTGGCAGTCATATTCGCCGGAGTTGGCGCTGTCCACCTTCAGCAACATGGTCTCGCTGGCCATTCACAACTGGGCGTCGGCCGCCGTGGGGTTGGCGGTCGCCGTGGCTTTGGTCCGCGGTCTCGCCCGCAAGTCGGCGGGCGGTTTGGGCAATTTTTGGACCGATATTATGCGCGGAACGCTGTACGTGTTCCTGCCAATTTGCTTGGTGGGTGCGCTGGCTTATGTGGCCATGGGTGTGCCGCAAACATTCGACGGATCGCGGGTGGTGCAGACCCTGGAGGGTGCGAAGCAAACCATCGCGCTCGGGCCGGTCGCCTCGCAAGAGATCATCAAGCAGCTTGGGACGAACGGTGGTGGGTTTTTCAATGCGAATTCCGCTCACCCGTTTGAGAATCCATCCGCGTTGAGCAACATGTTCACGCTCATTCTCATCTTCCTGATCCCGGCTGGTCTCACGGCCATGTTCGGTCGCATGGTGGGCAACTCCCGCCAAGGCTGGTCAGTTTTTGCCGCGATGTCGGTGTTGTTCCTGGCGGGCGCATTCATTGGCCACGCGGCAGAGCAAGCGGGCAACCCCGCCTTCGCGAAGTTCGGCGTGGAGACCGCCAACATGGAAGGCAAGGAAGTCCGGTTTGGCATTGCCGCTTCCACCTTGTTTGCGAGCGTCACAACCGGAGCAAGTTGCGGCGCGGTGAACTCGATGCACGGTTCGTACACCCCTATCGGCGGCATGGTGCCGTTGTTCAACATCCTCAGCGGGGAGGTGATATTCGGCGGCGTGGGTGCGGGCCTTTACGGCATGCTCATCTTCGCGATTCTGGCGGTGTTCATTGCGGGCCTCATGGTCGGGCGAACCCCCGAGTACTTGGGCAAAAAGATCGGCAAGTTCGAGGTCCAAATGGCCATGGTGGCGGTGCTCGCAATGGCCTTTAGCATCCTCGGGATGTCCGCCGTCGGGAGCGTTGTCGAGCTGCCTAAGGAAGGTCCGATCGCGGCCCTCAACACCTTCCCCGGAGCGGCCTACGGCGGAGCCGATAGCGCGTACGGGGCCATGACGGGCAACCTGAATAACCCCGGCGCTCGAGGCTTTACGGAAATGCTGTACGCCTTTACGTCGGCCACCGGCAACAACGGTTCGGCCATCGCCGGAATCACCGCGAACACCCCGATTTACAACACGATGCTCGGTGTCGCGATGCTCATTGGGCGGTTCTTGGTGATCCTGCCCGTGCTGGCGATTGCCGGCCACATGGCCCGCAAAAAAGTGAGCCCGGCCTCGGCGGGGACTTTCCCCACCGATTCGGGCACGTTCGCGTGGCTACTCGTCGGCGTGGTCATTATCGTGGGTGCCCTCACCTTCTTCCCGGCCCTTGCTCTCGGCCCCGTGGTCGAACACCTTCAAATGACGGGAGGTCATTAA
- the kdpB gene encoding potassium-transporting ATPase subunit KdpB translates to MAQSTSLFQPELIRRASGDAFRKLDPRVVAKNPVMFVVLVGSVVTTIFFFRDVASGKGDALFTGQLALWLWFTVLFANFAEAMAEGRGKAQADSLRKARTTMSARRLLPDGREESVPAPALAKGDLFVCETGDAIPADGEIVEGIASVDESAITGESAPVIRESGGDRSAVTGGTRVLSDRIVVRVTQDPGNSFLDRMISLVEGAKRQKTPNEIALSILLSGLTLVFLVTTVTLLPFAQYAVNQAGKGETPSVPVLAALLVCLIPTTIGGLLSAIGIAGMDRVMQRNVLAMSGRAVEAAGDVTTLLLDKTGTITLGNRQASAFHPAPGVSEQELAEAAQLSSLADETPEGRSIVVLAKERFGIREHDLEAMGAEFVPFTAQTRMSGINAGDREVRKGAAESVRAFVEERGGSVPAEVLASAQRVAKEGSTPLVVADGAKILGVVQLKDIVKGGMKQRFAQMREMGIKTVMITGDNPLTAAAIAAEAGVDDFIAEATPEQKLAYIREEQSGGRLVAMTGDGTNDAPALAQADVGVAMNTGTQAAKEAGNMVDLDSNPTKLIEVVEIGKQLLMTRGALTTFSIANDVAKYFAIIPAMFIVTYPELQRLNFLTNPKSAVLAAVIFNALVIIALIPLALRGVAYRPMGAAKALRRNLLLYGLVGVVIPFPCIWLIDKALVLLKLA, encoded by the coding sequence ATGGCTCAATCAACATCTCTTTTTCAACCTGAACTCATTCGCCGGGCATCCGGCGATGCTTTCCGCAAACTCGACCCGCGCGTTGTCGCCAAGAATCCGGTGATGTTCGTGGTTTTGGTCGGCAGCGTTGTGACCACGATCTTCTTCTTCCGCGATGTCGCTTCGGGCAAAGGTGACGCGCTGTTTACCGGGCAACTCGCATTGTGGCTCTGGTTCACGGTGCTGTTTGCCAACTTCGCCGAGGCGATGGCCGAGGGACGGGGAAAGGCGCAAGCGGATTCGCTTCGCAAGGCGCGAACCACCATGTCGGCTCGTCGGCTTTTGCCCGACGGACGCGAAGAAAGTGTGCCCGCTCCGGCCTTGGCCAAGGGCGATCTCTTTGTTTGCGAAACGGGTGACGCGATCCCGGCTGACGGCGAGATTGTGGAAGGGATAGCGAGCGTGGACGAGAGCGCCATCACCGGCGAATCGGCGCCCGTGATCCGCGAGTCGGGCGGAGATCGAAGCGCCGTCACCGGGGGCACTCGCGTGCTGAGCGACCGCATTGTGGTGCGAGTAACCCAAGACCCCGGCAACTCATTTTTGGATCGCATGATTTCGCTTGTCGAAGGTGCGAAGCGCCAAAAAACCCCGAACGAGATTGCGCTTTCTATTTTGCTGAGCGGGCTCACGCTCGTGTTCTTGGTCACAACGGTGACACTTCTGCCGTTTGCTCAGTACGCGGTGAACCAGGCGGGGAAGGGCGAAACGCCGAGCGTGCCGGTGTTGGCCGCGCTCCTGGTTTGCCTGATTCCGACCACGATTGGCGGGCTGCTCAGCGCAATCGGAATTGCGGGGATGGACCGGGTGATGCAGCGCAATGTGCTCGCGATGTCGGGCCGCGCGGTGGAAGCCGCCGGTGACGTGACCACGCTGCTGCTCGATAAAACCGGGACGATCACGCTGGGCAATCGGCAAGCGAGCGCTTTTCACCCGGCGCCTGGCGTAAGTGAACAAGAGCTTGCCGAAGCCGCGCAACTCTCGTCGCTGGCCGACGAGACGCCCGAAGGACGTAGCATCGTCGTGCTGGCAAAAGAGCGCTTCGGCATCCGCGAACACGACTTGGAGGCGATGGGCGCCGAGTTCGTTCCGTTTACCGCCCAAACCCGCATGAGCGGGATCAACGCGGGAGATCGCGAGGTTCGCAAAGGTGCGGCCGAATCGGTCCGCGCCTTTGTTGAGGAGCGCGGCGGCTCGGTACCGGCTGAGGTTCTAGCTTCCGCGCAGCGGGTCGCCAAGGAGGGTTCGACGCCATTGGTCGTGGCCGACGGCGCGAAGATTTTGGGCGTGGTGCAACTGAAAGACATCGTCAAAGGCGGCATGAAGCAGCGATTCGCGCAGATGCGTGAGATGGGCATCAAGACGGTGATGATCACCGGCGACAACCCCTTGACCGCGGCGGCGATTGCCGCCGAAGCAGGCGTGGACGACTTTATCGCTGAGGCCACGCCCGAGCAAAAGCTCGCCTACATCCGCGAAGAACAGTCGGGCGGACGCTTGGTGGCGATGACCGGCGACGGCACCAACGATGCTCCGGCCCTGGCGCAAGCCGACGTGGGCGTGGCCATGAACACCGGGACCCAAGCGGCAAAGGAAGCCGGCAACATGGTGGACCTGGACAGCAATCCCACCAAGCTGATTGAGGTGGTGGAGATCGGCAAGCAACTGCTGATGACCCGCGGCGCGCTCACCACGTTTAGCATCGCCAACGATGTCGCCAAGTACTTTGCGATTATCCCGGCCATGTTCATCGTCACCTACCCCGAGTTGCAGCGGCTCAACTTCTTGACCAACCCAAAGTCGGCGGTGCTGGCGGCGGTGATTTTCAACGCGCTGGTCATCATCGCGCTGATTCCGCTTGCCCTTCGCGGCGTGGCGTACCGGCCCATGGGCGCGGCTAAGGCCCTGCGGCGCAACTTGCTGCTGTATGGCCTGGTGGGCGTGGTGATTCCGTTCCCTTGCATTTGGCTGATTGACAAAGCCCTCGTCCTTTTGAAACTCGCATGA
- the kdpC gene encoding potassium-transporting ATPase subunit KdpC, which produces MKHLRPALVLTFFFIVVTGLLFPFIVTAIAQVALPKQANGSMLEVNGKVVGSELIGQAFAGAGFFHPRPSAAGSGYDANSSSGTNLGPTNPKLLTGADGFDGVEQLAASYRKLNGVAADVKLPVDAVTRSASGLDPHISVRNAELQAARVARARGLNESRVRALIAANTAQPLAGVLGEPMVNVLKLNIALAKG; this is translated from the coding sequence ATGAAACACCTTCGACCTGCTCTCGTTCTCACCTTCTTCTTTATCGTTGTCACCGGATTGCTATTTCCGTTTATTGTCACCGCGATCGCCCAAGTGGCTTTGCCAAAACAAGCCAACGGCTCGATGTTGGAGGTGAACGGCAAGGTGGTGGGCAGCGAGTTAATCGGCCAAGCCTTCGCGGGTGCTGGCTTCTTCCACCCGCGGCCCTCGGCGGCGGGCAGCGGATACGATGCGAATTCCTCTAGTGGCACCAACCTTGGCCCCACCAACCCCAAGCTTCTCACCGGCGCCGACGGATTTGATGGCGTTGAGCAGTTGGCCGCGTCCTATCGCAAGTTGAACGGCGTGGCGGCCGATGTGAAACTTCCGGTGGACGCCGTCACTCGATCGGCTTCGGGGCTCGACCCCCACATTTCGGTACGAAACGCCGAACTGCAGGCGGCTCGGGTTGCGCGGGCGCGCGGCTTGAATGAGAGCCGCGTGCGGGCGCTGATCGCGGCGAACACCGCTCAGCCACTTGCGGGCGTGCTCGGCGAGCCGATGGTGAACGTGCTCAAGCTCAATATTGCGCTGGCCAAGGGCTAG
- a CDS encoding ADP-ribosylglycohydrolase family protein, with translation MQNDNRHEFLRDRARACLLAGAMGDALGAAVEFDSWSEIQRKYGPAGIQQYDVAYGVRGAITDDTQMTLFSAEGLIRAWVRQQLKGVCYPPGVVAYAYQRWLLTQGEEPHKFAMEAPGWLIGERGLHQRRAPGNTCLAGLREWKSTRHAATNNSKGCGTVMRSAPFGFYPAVEEVAGKSSDLTHGHVEARTSAIALAQIVQELVYEESTILAAVEATLRLIDAETLTAKALVRACELSASDASALDAITELGEGWVAEEALAVAVFCALRAQDDLIAGLRMAVNHSGDSDSTGSICGNIIGAAFGMAVLPETWLRDLELRDVIDQVAQDLVDVKFGSADDFWKRYPGG, from the coding sequence ATGCAAAACGATAACCGCCACGAGTTTCTGCGCGACCGAGCCCGAGCCTGCCTGCTCGCTGGCGCGATGGGGGATGCCCTGGGCGCGGCGGTCGAGTTTGATAGTTGGAGCGAGATCCAGCGCAAGTATGGGCCGGCTGGAATCCAGCAGTACGACGTGGCCTACGGCGTGCGCGGCGCCATCACCGACGACACGCAAATGACCCTTTTCAGCGCGGAGGGATTGATCCGCGCGTGGGTGCGTCAGCAACTCAAGGGCGTTTGCTACCCGCCGGGAGTGGTGGCCTATGCCTACCAGCGGTGGCTGCTCACCCAGGGCGAAGAGCCGCATAAGTTTGCCATGGAAGCGCCGGGCTGGCTGATCGGCGAGCGCGGCCTGCACCAGCGTCGCGCGCCGGGCAACACCTGTTTGGCTGGTCTGCGCGAGTGGAAAAGCACCCGCCACGCCGCGACAAACAACAGCAAGGGGTGCGGCACCGTCATGCGCTCCGCCCCGTTCGGATTCTATCCGGCGGTCGAAGAAGTGGCCGGGAAGAGCTCCGACCTCACCCACGGCCACGTTGAGGCTCGCACCTCGGCCATCGCGCTGGCCCAAATTGTTCAGGAACTGGTGTACGAGGAAAGCACGATTTTGGCCGCGGTCGAAGCAACTCTTCGTTTGATCGATGCGGAAACGCTCACTGCCAAGGCGCTGGTGCGAGCGTGCGAATTGTCCGCCAGCGATGCGTCGGCTCTCGACGCCATCACCGAGTTGGGCGAGGGCTGGGTGGCCGAGGAAGCCTTGGCAGTCGCCGTGTTCTGCGCGCTGCGCGCTCAAGACGATCTGATCGCCGGCCTGCGCATGGCGGTCAACCATTCCGGCGATTCAGATTCGACCGGAAGTATTTGCGGCAATATTATTGGCGCCGCGTTTGGCATGGCCGTCCTCCCCGAGACTTGGCTCCGCGACCTGGAACTGCGCGACGTGATTGATCAAGTCGCGCAGGATCTAGTGGACGTCAAGTTTGGCAGCGCCGACGACTTCTGGAAGCGCTATCCGGGCGGCTAA
- a CDS encoding B12-binding domain-containing radical SAM protein, whose protein sequence is MPHLMLIAMSGVRIVNPELRALGLTLPGFIERGKVIASIPSLGLLTIAGATPPHWTISYHEVDDMAELPQVEADLVAISSLSARINDAYALADAIRAQGISVVIGGLHASVLPDEVALHADAVVVGQGEWVWPKLVADFGRGELARRYDGMHVTDDLATTPIPRFDLLDPAKYNRIPLQTTRGCPLDCAFCAASRLISPYKRKPIARIRQELEAILNIWPDPFIELADDNSFVNKKWARELAQLLSEYPQVKWFTESDISLADNEELLSLLAKSGCAQVLIGLESVSPEALAETDSGLWKRRQQPQYAEKVRRIQDHGISVNGCFAFGFDSDTLGTFAATREFIEECGLSEVQLTVLTPFPGTALHRQLRAEGRLLAETFWDQCTLFDVTFRPKNFTPSQLEQEFHNMIESVYSIEAADKRRAMRNSIFRKRLTG, encoded by the coding sequence ATGCCACACCTCATGCTGATCGCGATGAGCGGGGTGCGGATTGTCAATCCCGAGCTTCGCGCCCTCGGGCTCACCCTGCCTGGATTCATCGAGCGCGGCAAGGTCATCGCGTCCATTCCCAGCCTGGGGTTGCTCACCATCGCCGGGGCCACGCCCCCTCACTGGACTATTTCCTACCACGAGGTTGACGACATGGCCGAGCTACCGCAGGTCGAGGCCGATCTCGTCGCCATCAGTTCCCTTTCAGCGCGCATCAACGACGCCTATGCTCTCGCCGATGCCATCCGCGCGCAGGGCATTTCGGTCGTCATCGGGGGTCTGCATGCCAGCGTGTTGCCCGACGAGGTCGCGCTCCACGCCGATGCGGTGGTGGTGGGCCAAGGAGAGTGGGTCTGGCCGAAACTCGTCGCCGACTTCGGACGGGGTGAACTGGCCAGACGCTACGACGGCATGCACGTGACCGACGACCTCGCGACAACCCCGATCCCGCGATTCGACCTGCTAGACCCGGCGAAATACAACCGAATCCCCCTGCAAACCACGCGCGGCTGCCCGTTGGATTGCGCCTTTTGCGCGGCGAGCCGGCTCATCAGCCCCTACAAGCGCAAGCCGATCGCGCGCATCCGCCAGGAGCTTGAGGCGATTCTCAACATCTGGCCCGATCCGTTCATCGAACTCGCCGACGATAACTCGTTTGTCAACAAGAAGTGGGCGCGCGAACTCGCCCAACTGTTAAGCGAATATCCGCAAGTCAAGTGGTTTACTGAATCCGATATCTCGTTGGCCGACAACGAAGAACTTCTCTCGCTCCTCGCGAAATCTGGTTGCGCCCAAGTGCTCATCGGGCTTGAATCGGTTTCGCCCGAAGCCCTTGCCGAAACTGATTCCGGCCTTTGGAAGCGGCGGCAGCAACCGCAATATGCGGAAAAAGTGCGGCGAATTCAAGACCACGGCATCTCTGTGAACGGATGTTTCGCCTTTGGCTTTGATAGCGACACGCTAGGAACTTTTGCTGCCACCCGCGAGTTCATCGAGGAATGCGGCCTCAGCGAGGTTCAGCTCACGGTGCTCACTCCGTTTCCGGGCACCGCACTGCACCGTCAACTGCGGGCGGAAGGTCGGTTGCTCGCCGAAACGTTTTGGGATCAATGCACGCTTTTCGACGTCACGTTCAGGCCGAAGAACTTTACTCCTTCTCAACTAGAACAAGAGTTTCACAACATGATCGAGAGTGTGTATTCTATTGAAGCCGCCGACAAACGGAGGGCCATGCGAAACTCCATTTTTCGAAAGAGATTAACAGGTTAG
- a CDS encoding PEP-CTERM sorting domain-containing protein → MKKITLIAGLSVASAVAFAQVPFTGQLQKRTLDMGSGIGTELTSTPVYSHMDSPYVAFAARGGGLGFDDYTASPNASFALTEMRFIGGVTAAGGQLRFDFFDSASVFVTSFTSTFGTAGNFIWSITGLGALGITLPGSGVMQITALGSTTGQFFLSNSAATVGSHVSSVGSTTTHQHSFELSTVPEPGSMMALLGGFALLARRRRS, encoded by the coding sequence ATGAAGAAAATTACCCTCATCGCAGGGCTTTCGGTCGCTAGCGCCGTTGCCTTCGCACAAGTCCCCTTCACCGGTCAACTGCAAAAGCGAACCCTCGACATGGGTTCGGGCATTGGCACCGAACTCACCTCAACCCCGGTTTACAGCCACATGGACAGCCCCTACGTGGCGTTCGCGGCACGCGGCGGTGGGCTCGGTTTTGATGACTACACGGCTTCACCGAACGCGAGCTTCGCGCTGACTGAAATGCGCTTCATTGGTGGCGTCACGGCAGCGGGCGGGCAACTCCGATTCGACTTCTTCGACTCGGCTTCCGTGTTTGTGACCTCTTTCACGTCCACTTTTGGCACGGCCGGCAACTTCATTTGGAGTATCACCGGATTGGGCGCATTGGGCATCACGCTTCCGGGTTCGGGCGTTATGCAAATCACTGCTCTCGGCTCAACGACCGGTCAATTCTTCCTGAGCAATTCGGCCGCAACCGTAGGCAGCCACGTGTCTTCGGTTGGTTCGACCACCACGCACCAGCACAGCTTCGAACTCAGCACGGTTCCCGAGCCGGGTTCCATGATGGCGCTCTTGGGTGGCTTTGCCCTCCTTGCTCGCCGACGCCGCAGCTAA
- a CDS encoding sigma-70 family RNA polymerase sigma factor, whose product MSKQGKANIDIVELAERYYEDVVAFCTRRVGYDRAGDMAQETFLTAQRIAGKFQGKSTVKTWLLGIANNHCREECRRHGREILADPEVFELPDNGPELVERVVLEEAILKLTLEHREVVVLHELDGLTYDEISGVLGVPSGTVKSRLHHAFVHLRKNLGVSVPA is encoded by the coding sequence ATGAGTAAACAAGGCAAGGCCAACATCGATATCGTAGAGCTCGCCGAGCGATACTACGAAGACGTGGTGGCGTTTTGCACTCGCCGGGTTGGCTACGACCGGGCGGGCGACATGGCGCAAGAAACATTCCTGACGGCGCAAAGGATTGCTGGCAAGTTCCAGGGCAAAAGCACGGTGAAAACCTGGCTGCTGGGCATTGCCAACAATCACTGCCGCGAGGAATGTCGCCGCCACGGCCGCGAGATTCTCGCTGATCCGGAAGTTTTCGAGCTGCCGGATAACGGCCCCGAACTCGTGGAGCGCGTCGTGTTAGAAGAAGCGATTCTCAAGCTCACCTTGGAGCACCGCGAAGTGGTGGTGCTGCACGAGCTTGATGGCCTGACTTACGATGAAATCAGCGGTGTTCTGGGCGTTCCGTCCGGCACCGTCAAGTCGCGTTTGCACCACGCATTTGTGCATCTCCGCAAAAATCTAGGAGTGTCTGTACCCGCATGA
- a CDS encoding DUF4349 domain-containing protein: MNQYREDLKAYVDGELSPARTQELEQAMKADPALLDEANMLKRIKESFVDHTDKELMLREARVDPRKAQLISKLREAPARKGVWSRMGSYRWVAAMAVGIALFATFVPTYQQTRRAGGGVATAGASMEMASAPAMPMTEMDLGVQNAPAESEAKATADYGRIAERARVAPSKTRGEVPTLRSEREVIQSASIGVAVESAYKGLNQVNAIAISNGGYLDNKNYNKNEGGAPVAMATIKVPAAKYDMTMERVRELGEVREESQAADDVTKQAVAYRAEIDQLKRKINALDARLRTARGREASEIRWRLSDLQGQLNSQQVASKQLAGETAISTIVVNLYEKDKIALSPENQNWSNNIWNQAANNFTVVGRGLGAVAVNILVFSPIWLPFALIVWWKNRAAKK; this comes from the coding sequence ATGAATCAGTATCGAGAAGACCTGAAAGCATACGTCGACGGCGAACTTTCGCCAGCGCGCACGCAGGAACTTGAGCAAGCCATGAAGGCGGATCCGGCCCTTTTGGACGAGGCGAATATGCTCAAACGAATTAAAGAATCATTTGTTGACCACACCGATAAGGAGCTGATGCTCCGGGAGGCCAGAGTGGATCCGCGCAAGGCCCAGCTCATTTCCAAGTTGCGGGAAGCGCCCGCTCGAAAAGGAGTTTGGAGCCGAATGGGCTCTTATCGATGGGTTGCCGCAATGGCGGTGGGCATCGCGCTGTTTGCGACATTCGTGCCAACGTACCAACAAACTCGCCGGGCCGGAGGAGGAGTTGCTACTGCCGGCGCAAGTATGGAAATGGCATCGGCCCCGGCAATGCCGATGACCGAAATGGATCTAGGCGTCCAGAACGCACCCGCCGAATCGGAAGCCAAAGCAACAGCGGATTACGGTCGGATCGCCGAAAGAGCGCGGGTGGCACCGAGCAAAACCCGCGGCGAGGTCCCAACTCTGCGCTCGGAGCGAGAAGTCATACAGTCCGCCAGCATCGGGGTCGCGGTGGAATCTGCGTACAAGGGTCTGAATCAGGTGAACGCGATTGCGATTTCAAATGGCGGATACCTGGATAACAAGAACTATAACAAAAATGAGGGCGGCGCGCCGGTGGCCATGGCGACGATCAAGGTGCCAGCGGCGAAGTACGACATGACCATGGAGCGTGTGCGGGAACTCGGCGAAGTGCGCGAAGAATCGCAAGCGGCCGACGACGTGACGAAACAGGCGGTGGCGTATCGCGCCGAAATCGACCAACTCAAGCGAAAGATCAACGCGCTGGACGCTCGTTTGCGCACGGCTCGAGGCCGAGAGGCAAGTGAGATCCGCTGGCGATTGAGCGATCTGCAGGGGCAGTTGAACTCGCAGCAAGTAGCCAGCAAGCAGTTGGCCGGTGAAACCGCGATTTCGACGATCGTCGTGAACCTCTACGAAAAGGACAAGATCGCGCTTAGTCCTGAGAATCAAAACTGGTCGAACAACATTTGGAACCAAGCGGCTAACAATTTCACGGTGGTGGGCCGCGGACTCGGCGCAGTGGCCGTCAACATCCTTGTGTTCAGCCCCATCTGGCTGCCGTTTGCGCTCATCGTCTGGTGGAAGAATCGCGCCGCCAAGAAGTAG
- a CDS encoding serine hydrolase gives MIAQAMIILSAMSAPLDLTKVLEAAVVAAAKVQQPFSEKDVAMTLWQIDDNAVLDKAEFRGEESFITASVVKLFWLAFAAHEVNAGRIKKSEEFERAVRDMIVDSSNDATGYIVNATTGALPGPELAGKQLDDWNRKRQAANRWFKSLGYQNINVIHRTYNEGAYGRERQAFGKDLELRNRLTTNATVRMMTEIMQGKVVSPQQCEWMRARLSRNVPADDPKADGQSKYIGSALPSGSKLWSKAGWTSLNRHDVAAFKLPDGRMYVLAIFTNYGGNDKIVPTMAKMVVDQLQ, from the coding sequence ATGATCGCGCAAGCCATGATCATCCTTTCCGCCATGTCTGCCCCGCTCGATCTCACCAAAGTCTTGGAAGCTGCCGTGGTTGCGGCGGCCAAGGTGCAGCAGCCGTTTTCCGAAAAGGATGTGGCGATGACGCTTTGGCAGATCGACGACAACGCGGTTCTTGATAAAGCTGAGTTTCGCGGTGAAGAGTCGTTCATCACGGCGAGCGTGGTCAAGCTGTTCTGGCTTGCCTTCGCCGCGCATGAGGTAAACGCGGGGCGCATCAAGAAGTCGGAGGAATTCGAGCGAGCCGTCCGCGACATGATTGTGGACAGCAGCAACGACGCGACCGGCTATATCGTCAACGCGACGACTGGCGCTCTACCCGGCCCCGAACTCGCCGGAAAGCAACTCGACGATTGGAACCGCAAGCGCCAGGCGGCAAATCGTTGGTTCAAATCATTAGGGTACCAAAATATCAATGTCATTCATCGGACTTACAACGAAGGAGCGTACGGGCGCGAACGACAAGCCTTTGGGAAGGATCTGGAGTTAAGGAACCGATTGACTACAAATGCAACCGTGCGCATGATGACAGAGATCATGCAGGGCAAGGTGGTGAGCCCGCAGCAGTGCGAATGGATGCGTGCCCGCTTAAGTCGCAACGTCCCCGCCGATGATCCCAAAGCCGATGGTCAATCCAAGTACATCGGCTCGGCGTTGCCGAGCGGCTCGAAGCTGTGGAGCAAGGCCGGTTGGACCAGCCTCAACCGCCACGACGTCGCCGCGTTCAAGCTTCCGGATGGCCGAATGTACGTGCTGGCGATTTTCACCAACTATGGCGGGAACGACAAAATCGTCCCCACCATGGCCAAAATGGTGGTGGATCAACTGCAATGA